From one Rhopalosiphum padi isolate XX-2018 chromosome 2, ASM2088224v1, whole genome shotgun sequence genomic stretch:
- the LOC132920219 gene encoding ubiquitin-conjugating enzyme E2-24 kDa — MSTTPTPRSPNNSGRRGVTATLPAVAAVQATPPSSPSIGGETTKEVKPNPKMSKSLSTSTKRIQKELAEITLDPPPNCSAGPKGDNVFEWVSTILGPPGSVYEGGVFFLDIHFTPEYPFKPPKVTFRTRIYHCNINSQGVICLDILKDNWSPALTISKVLLSICSLLTDCNPADPLVGSIATQYLQNREEHDRIARLWTKRYAT; from the exons ATGTCTACTACCCCAACCCCCCGTAGTCCTAACAATTCTGGTCGCAGAGGTGTGACTGCGACATTGCCTGCAGTCGCAGCCGTACAAGCGACTCCACCATCATCGCCGTCCATAGGTGGGGAAACTACCAAGGAAGTGAAACCAAATCCAAAGATGTCTAAATCTCTTAGCACTTCGACTAAGAG GATTCAAAAAGAACTAGCTGAAATTACATTGGATCCTCCACCCAATTGCAG tgcTGGACCAAAAGGAGATAATGTATTTGAATGGGTCAGCACAATTTTAGGCCCACCAGGTTCGGTGTATGAAGGAGGAGTTTTCTTTTTAGACATTCATTTCACTCCAGAGTATCCATTTAAGCCTCCTAAA GTAACATTTAGGACTCGCATATATCATTGCAATATTAACTCTCAGGGTGTAATTTGCTTGGATATACTTAAAGACAATTGGTCTCCTGCATTAACTATCTCTAAGGTGCTGTTATCAATTTGTTCCCTATTGACTGATTGTAATccag cggACCCCCTAGTCGGTAGTATTGCTACTCAGTATCTACAAAACCGTGAAGAACATGACAGAATTGCTAGGCTGTGGACAAAACGATATGCTACATGA
- the LOC132922124 gene encoding 23 kDa integral membrane protein-like: protein MAICTFLGKYILYLFNLLCLISSVGILSIAFIINQKLYKWSNFISTDFITTPQILLAIGIGLLIISIIGLCGVLRDIGWLLTLFSVLLTIVLIGELILSGFVYQMRNEIKDYALNQMNHTISGYNKTGYEASTQTWNLIQSDIECCGIYGPEDWKLVTPNKLPTSCCYAIPLDGFCTETESYKDGCFKKFESILQENSEIIIWTAIGFALVQLFAVFLACCRKCSLHKEYETV, encoded by the exons ATGGCCATCTGCACGTTTTTGGGCAAGTACATTTTGTACTTGTTTAATCTGCTGTGTCTC ATCTCCAGCGTTGGCATTTTGTCGATCGCATTTATTATCAATCAAAAACTGTACAAATGGTCAAATTTCATAAGCACGGATTTCATCACCACACCTCAAATACTGTTGGCCATTGGTATTGGACTGTTAATTATTTCCATCATTGGTCTGTGTGGTGTACTGAGAGATATTGGATGGCTTTTGACACTG TTTTCTGTTTTGCTTACAATCGTCTTGATTGGAGAACTTATTTTGTCCGGTTTTGTATACCAAATGCGCAATGAAATTAAAGATTATGCATTAAATCAAATGAACCACACAATTTCTGGGTACAATAAAACAGGCTATGAAGCCTCCACACAAACTTGGAATTTGATACAGTCTgat ATCGAATGTTGTGGAATTTATGGACCAGAAGATTGGAAACTGGTTACACCCAATAAACTGCCTACATCTTGTTGTTATGCCATACCATTAGATGGATTTTGCACAGAAACTGAATCATATAAAGATGGCTGCTTTAAAAAGTTTGAAAGTATTCTACAGGAaaatagtgaaataataatatggacagCAATTGGATTTGCTTTAGTTCAG cttTTTGCTGTGTTTTTAGCATGTTGTCGCAAGTGTTCTTTACACAAAGAATATGAAACAGTGTAA
- the LOC132922965 gene encoding tetraspanin-9-like, which produces MSLSTFLNKFVLHLFNLFCFISGVGILWIAYFMDKNLYKWSEFIDSTLTTVPQILLVVGLILLVIPIACTLGTPKNTKCRLTVLSLLLAIILIGEFVLGGVVYRMRSDMEQYALKQMKYSINAYNKTGHEASRQSWNVLQSDTECCGITGQKDWELVTHSGKLPASCCYAIQIDESCTDINSYTIGCFDKLKTNLQHNNRIIFWFAIGFAMLQILAAFLTFYSKCSIVHEGYEKI; this is translated from the exons ATGTCTTTAAGCACGTTTTTGAACAAGTTCGTGTTACACTTATTCAATCTATTTTGTTTc ATATCAGGTGTCGGTATTTTGTGGATCGCGTACTTCATGGACAAAAACTTATACAAATGGTCCGAGTTCATTGATTCGACACTGACCACAGTGCCTCAAATACTATTGGTCGTCGGTCTCATATTACTAGTCATTCCTATTGCCTGTACGCTCGGTACACCCAAGAACACCAAATGTCGATTAACTGTG ttatctttGCTGCTCGCAATCATCTTAATTGGAGAATTCGTGTTGGGTGGTGTTGTATATCGCATGCGTAGTGACATGGAACAATACGCATTGAAACAAATGAAATACAGTATCAACGCATACAATAAAACCGGACATGAAGCTTCTAGACAGTCCTGGAATGTACTACAATCTGAC ACCGAATGTTGTGGAATTACCGGACAGAAAGATTGGGAACTGGTTACTCACAGCGGTAAACTGCCTGCGTCTTGTTGTTACGCCATCCAAATCGATGAATCTTGCACAGACATCAATTCGTACACAATCGGCTGTTTTGATAAGTTAAAGACCAATCTTCAGCATAataatcgaataatattttggtttgcAATAGGATTCGCTATGTTAcag ATACTTGctgcatttttaacattttattctaAGTGTTCTATTGTTCATGAAGGATATGAGAAAATATaa
- the LOC132923270 gene encoding mucin-2-like isoform X4, translating to MPPFERNFSATTMTVDRPCCNDQTGSDNSDLFRTSLVSRKDELPGRISSEPTQNLPATVSKEPISITPPGRQPTPPLVNGIDFDNHSTPETTTASTTHIRPSQNPMLPPPSTTPRALQVSQPKCPSPTIPPLSTPPTTPKPQSTHVNGHEPSTTPATVTSRYSPVPSSGLNSPRNFSTNPVPPTSAPPYQTPPQACPLSLSITNSYITPSTSQHPVLSHAASNYIPKSQNQTPSPHQHSSPYMQKPNMIYHPPHGAPYPSPNYHPSPYKSTPPLLATVSSAYMPYSTQSSTVTVSASSTIPSTSSSPLTTATPVNNFSSPYQPPVHQQHYPPLYAPYRSTPYMPSALSNAARLSRTSPMSVISTKSSVVSAPPLVAPTVAAASTSTTTTTSILSGHPVLGRGQSPRGPSPNRDRDSYMLNRSNGPQLNSPSSFNASSLALPPAATPTLAPTVSSSAPSSLVYNKPPLWGPMGNNSIATSTMANITRQHPSSYPPPLFSSPVATATSQSSSLPSAPPAHNPFSAESLFQSNQADMLRRELDSRFLASSQERSLAVGAPYLRTEMHHHQHQHTHVHQHTATPLIPAVAATATTIPNASTIPPAPTSALYPPPLFKDIPKLGGVDSPFYRQNLLSGSYPGFTPGLLHSSMGHTPFTPPNHMPTFTPKQLTDTSKPTKSSKPGKWNAMHVRLAWEIYHYQQKQQVAETKNVANNPVPKTELLRPPTHLFPPSRPPHDLSPFTSPHHHHPGLPPGYPPMGPAAMFTRYPAGFPPISSFPPNPMNDPWARLQPSRGLPTQNPAYGPPGGWPIKPDPVETERVEQQQREREREREREREREREREKERERGRERERVKREEKRRHMIQQQQLQHQQQQQQQQHQQQQHQHQQQLQHQQQQQHLQHQHQQQQQQVAKMRERSPLKDPNLMSKEEDLNNMMLGRIPPPSHYLPPPPRHPQRATHLPTHFSPWDQYRYDSLRFSPLIAAAAYRAEEEEHRAKLFGYHPQAHLRPKDPSPNTHRSMPPDMQLPKKEESSQSR from the exons ggTTCAGATAATTCTGATCTCTTCAGGACCAGTCTAGTTTCCAGGAAAG ATGAATTACCTGGAAGAATTTCTTCTGAACCTACCCAGAATTTACCTGCTACGGTCTCTAAAGAACCTATATCAATAACACCACCAGGTCGACAACCTACTCCCCCATTAGTTAATGGCATAGATTTTGATAACCATTCGACGCCTGAAACAACTACAGCATCTACGACTCATATTAGGCCCTCACAAAATCCTATGTTACCACCACCTTCAACAACTCCTCGGGCTCTACAGGTGTCTCAACCAAAATGTCCATCTCCCACGATACCTCCATTATCCACGCCCCCTACAACACCTAAACCTCAAAGTACACACGTGAATGGACATGAACCTTCAACGACTCCTGCTACAGTTACGTCGAGGTATTCCCCA gtaccatCATCAGGACTCAATAGTCCTAGGAATTTTTCAACGAATCCGGTACCACCTACGAGTGCGCCGCCATACCAAACACCACCTCAAGCGTGTCCATTGTCTTTGAGCATAACAAATTCTTATATTACTCCTTCAACATCTCAACACCCAGTCTTATCTCACGCTGCATCGAATTACATCCCAAAATCCCAAAATCAAACACCTTCTCCTCACCAACATAGTTCTCCTTATATGCAAAAACCAAACATGATATACCATCCACCTCACGGTGCCCCTTATCCATCACCTAATTATCATCCTAGTCCATATAAATCTACCCCTCCGTTATTGGCTACAGTGTCTAGTGCATATATGCCATATTCTACCCAGTCATCCACAGTGACCGTATCTGCTTCTTCTACGATTCCTAGCACGTCCAGCAGTCCGTTAACAACAGCAACGCCAGTAAACAATTTTAGCTCTCCATACCAACCTCCTGTTCATCAACAACATTATCCACCGTTGTATGCTCCATATAGAAGTACACCATATATGCCATCTGCGCTTTCAAATGCAGCC agattGAGTCGAACTTCTCCCATGTCTGTGATATCAACAAAATCAAGTGTTGTGTCAGCACCTCCTCTTGTTGCACCAACAGTTGCTGCTGCTTCTActtctactactactactacgtcAATTTTGAGTGGACACCCAGTGCTAGGTAGAGGGCAGTCACCACGAGGACCAAGTCCAAACAGAGATCGTGATagttatat GTTAAACCGAAGTAATGGTCCTCAATTAAATTCTCCTTCGTCATTCAATGCTTCATCATTAGCATTACCTCCAGCTGCTACTCCAACATTAGCACCTACTGTTTCGTCTTCAGCACCTTCTAGTCTTGTGTATAATAAACCACCATTATGGGGCCCAATGGG AAACAACAGTATTGCAACATCTACAATGGCAAATATTACTCGACAACATCCATCATCATACCCTCCTCCATTATTTTCTTCACCAGTGGCTACTGCTACATCCCAATCTTCTTCATTGCCATCAGCACCGCCTGCTCATAATCCCTTTTCCGCTGAGTCCTTATTTCAGTCAA atcAAGCTGACATGTTAAGGAGAGAACTAGACTCAAGGTTTTTAGCATCATCTCAAGAAAGATCTTTGGCTGTTGGTGCACCGTACTTACGGACTGAAATGCACCATCATCAACATCAACATACTCATGTTCACCAACACACAGCAACACCACTAATCCCAGCTGTAGCTGCAACTGCTACAACTATACCAAATGCTTCAACAATACCACCAGCACCAACGTCAGCATTATATCCTCCTCCACTC tttaaagatATACCTAAATTGGGAGGAGTTGATTCACCATTTTATAGACAGAATTTATTATCTGGTAGCTATCCAGGATTTACACCAGGCTTGCTGCATTCTTCAATGGGTCACACACCATTTACACCACCAAATCATATGCCAACATTTACACCAaaa cagTTGACCGATACATCAAAGCCAACAAAGTCAAGT aaACCTGGAAAATGGAATGCAATGCATGTGCGATTGGCCTGggaaatttatcattatcaacAGAAACAACAAGTTGCAGAAACCAAAAATGTTGCAAACAATCCGGTGCCAAAGACTGAATTATTAAGGCCACCCACACATTTATTTCCACCTAGCCGACCACCACACGATCTCTCTCCGTTTACATCACCTCATCATCATCATCCAGGATTACCTCCTGGCTATCCACCTAtgg gtCCTGCAGCAATGTTTACGAGGTACCCGGCTGGATTTCCACCGATATCCTCATTCCCACCCAATCCCATGAATGATCCATGGGCTAGGTTACAGCCTTCTCGTGGATTACCTACACAAAATCCAGCTTATGGCCCACCTGGAGGTTGGCCAATAAAACCAGATCCTGTAGAAACAGAACGTGTAGAACAGCAACAACGAGAACGTGAAAGAGAACGAGAACGAGAGCGTGAGCGCGAAAGAGAGCGTGAAAAAGAAAGGGAAAGAGGTCGAGAACGAGAAAGAGTGAAACGTGAAGAAAAGAGAAGACATATGATTCAGCAGCAGCAGTTACAGCatcaacaacagcaacagcagcagcagcatcaACAACAGCAACATCAACATCAACAACAACTTCAACatcaacagcaacagcagcattTGCAACATCAAcatcaacaacaacagcagcaagtAGCTAAGATGAGAGAACGATCACCTTTAAAAGATCCCAATTTAATGTCCAAAGAagaagatttaaataatatgatgttggGTCGTATTCCACCACCATCTCATTACCTGCCTCCGCCACCAAGACATCCTCAAAGAGCTACACATCTACCAACACATTTTTCACCATGGGATCAATATAG atatgatTCTTTAAGGTTTAGTCCATTAATTGCTGCTGCTGCTTATAGAGCTGAAGAAGAAGAACATAGAGCCAAATTATTTGGTTATCATCCTCAAGCCCATTTAAGACCAAAAGACCCATCTCCTAATACTCATCGATCAATGCCTCCAGATATGCAATTACCTAAAAAAGAAGAATCTTCTCAATCTAGGTAG